A genome region from Methanobacterium subterraneum includes the following:
- a CDS encoding L-2-amino-thiazoline-4-carboxylic acid hydrolase, whose amino-acid sequence MGFRLRILSWWTPVWLQGKALDELAHSTINGLEKILNEYSPLENNAQGRKYDINEKIILKGDLDEKRRIMTTTHNELVETLISILGREEAILKGRKAMYNEGLLLGQRFKWLLGVGDDLQDLITAARIMYQVLGIDFVVEEKGQNEMIMRVNHCSLAHYYDLNTCKVLSAVDEGVVQGLNPDIQMMFTERITQGHDHCLASLKMILPMEE is encoded by the coding sequence ATGGGATTCAGACTGAGAATACTCTCCTGGTGGACCCCAGTATGGCTTCAGGGAAAAGCTCTGGATGAGCTGGCACACTCCACCATCAACGGCTTGGAAAAAATTTTAAACGAATATTCACCTCTGGAAAACAATGCCCAAGGAAGGAAGTATGATATTAATGAAAAGATAATTTTAAAGGGTGATCTGGATGAAAAGAGAAGGATCATGACCACTACTCACAATGAACTGGTGGAAACTCTAATAAGTATTCTAGGCCGAGAAGAGGCAATTTTAAAAGGGAGAAAAGCCATGTACAATGAGGGATTACTCCTTGGCCAGAGGTTTAAGTGGCTTTTAGGAGTGGGAGATGATCTGCAAGACCTCATAACTGCTGCCAGAATCATGTACCAAGTACTGGGAATCGACTTTGTGGTTGAAGAAAAAGGACAAAATGAAATGATTATGAGGGTAAATCACTGCAGTTTAGCCCATTATTACGATCTAAACACGTGTAAAGTTCTTTCAGCTGTGGATGAGGGTGTTGTGCAGGGTTTAAACCCTGATATTCAGATGATGTTTACAGAAAGAATTACCCAGGGACATGATCATTGTTTAGCATCCTTAAAGATGATTTTGCCCATGGAGGAGTAG